In candidate division KSB1 bacterium, a single genomic region encodes these proteins:
- a CDS encoding sulfatase-like hydrolase/transferase, with the protein MQNTNRFFATRRRFLRDASLSLLTLAITGCSESRLERKKPNIIFIMTDDQGPWAWGISGNKDAYTPNLDSLAKQGAYVKNCFSTCPVCSPARASLMTSRYASECGIPDYISRDQPDLGLDSEFVTWPEVFSDHGYATALVGKWHLGARDRYHPSRFGYQEFTGFRAGGRVSKDPEIEIDGEIKKVSGYTPDILTDHALDFIKRKQEKPFLLSLHFWAPHANNGNYTADGDRTWLPVRDEIWNRFKEMQPKLPQTDINGLDVERTKRMMREYLASIAAVDRNIKRVVDTLNNLGLTGNTVIIFTADQGFNMGHNGIWHKGNGKWLLKSNPNKPRPNLYDNSMRTPTLVYWPKTIKPGTIVEQNITNLDWYPTLLSMAGLPVPENTIIRGNNFFPLLRGRDIEWENDVFGQYDMWEWHQTGADLRTYRTNRYKLIRDFEHPDKDEFYDLINDPEERNNLIDSKNSEVRQAIEALQKQMNGKMKEIDDPRCETF; encoded by the coding sequence ATGCAAAACACGAATCGATTTTTTGCGACGCGACGTAGATTTCTAAGAGATGCGAGCCTTTCCCTTTTGACTCTGGCAATTACAGGTTGTTCGGAATCAAGATTAGAAAGAAAAAAGCCCAATATCATTTTCATCATGACCGACGACCAGGGGCCCTGGGCATGGGGCATTAGCGGAAATAAAGATGCTTACACGCCCAATCTGGACTCACTGGCAAAGCAAGGTGCTTACGTAAAGAACTGTTTTTCTACATGTCCGGTGTGCAGTCCGGCGCGCGCCTCTCTCATGACCAGCCGATATGCATCAGAGTGCGGCATTCCTGATTACATTTCGCGCGATCAACCTGATTTGGGGCTTGATTCTGAATTTGTGACATGGCCCGAGGTTTTTTCCGATCATGGTTATGCAACCGCCCTGGTTGGCAAATGGCATCTCGGAGCACGGGATCGATATCATCCCAGCCGGTTCGGCTATCAGGAATTTACCGGATTTCGTGCGGGCGGCCGGGTTTCAAAAGATCCTGAAATTGAGATAGACGGAGAGATAAAAAAGGTGAGCGGCTATACCCCTGATATACTCACAGACCATGCCCTGGATTTCATAAAAAGAAAACAGGAAAAGCCTTTTCTGCTTTCGCTGCATTTCTGGGCACCGCACGCCAATAATGGTAATTACACAGCGGACGGTGACCGAACATGGCTGCCGGTGCGAGATGAAATCTGGAACCGTTTCAAGGAAATGCAACCAAAATTGCCGCAAACAGACATCAATGGACTGGATGTCGAGCGCACCAAACGCATGATGCGGGAGTATCTGGCAAGCATTGCCGCTGTGGATCGTAATATCAAGCGTGTGGTTGATACATTGAATAATCTTGGTTTGACTGGAAATACAGTCATTATCTTCACGGCTGACCAGGGATTCAACATGGGACATAATGGCATCTGGCACAAGGGCAATGGGAAATGGCTTTTGAAAAGCAATCCCAACAAACCGCGGCCGAATTTGTACGACAATTCCATGCGCACTCCGACTCTGGTATACTGGCCGAAAACAATAAAACCGGGTACGATCGTAGAACAAAACATCACGAATCTGGACTGGTATCCCACACTGCTGTCAATGGCCGGATTGCCAGTCCCGGAAAACACAATCATCCGCGGCAACAATTTCTTTCCGTTGTTACGTGGCCGCGATATTGAATGGGAAAATGACGTGTTTGGTCAATACGATATGTGGGAATGGCACCAGACAGGCGCCGACCTGCGCACATATCGCACCAATCGGTACAAGTTGATACGCGATTTTGAACATCCCGACAAAGATGAATTTTATGATTTAATCAATGATCCTGAGGAAAGGAATAATTTAATAGATTCTAAAAATTCGGAGGTCAGACAGGCCATTGAGGCTTTGCAAAAACAAATGAATGGAAAAATGAAAGAAATTGACGATCCACGTTGTGAAACATTTTAG
- a CDS encoding sialidase family protein, giving the protein MKLLFTLLMFVIGVGLAGADSITIESTEFIYNDAPFPECHASTIEETPKGLIAAWFGGTHERHKDVGIWVSRKINNEWTEPVEVADGVQHDNKRYPCWNPVLYQAENGPLLLFYKVGPSPQTWWGMIKTSRDHGTTWSRACRLPEDILGPIKNKPILLDNGDLLCPSSTEDDGWRVHLERTPDLGRTWSLTGPIHSGETYNAIQPTILIHPGERLQLLCRSQCGWILESWSKDAGKSWSELQTTRLPNPNSGIDAVTLADGRHLLVYNPTGVIKGTHKGVRFPLSVAVSADGVDWNKILDLETEKGEYSYPAVIQSQDGNIHITYTYNRKKIKYVVLNPGNKE; this is encoded by the coding sequence ATGAAATTACTTTTTACATTATTAATGTTTGTTATTGGCGTCGGCCTGGCAGGCGCAGATTCTATTACAATCGAGTCTACAGAGTTTATATACAATGATGCGCCGTTTCCGGAATGTCATGCCTCAACAATCGAGGAAACGCCAAAAGGATTGATAGCCGCCTGGTTCGGCGGGACTCATGAAAGGCATAAAGATGTGGGGATCTGGGTCTCACGAAAAATAAATAATGAATGGACTGAACCGGTTGAGGTTGCCGATGGTGTACAACACGACAACAAACGCTATCCGTGCTGGAATCCTGTTCTGTATCAGGCGGAAAACGGACCGCTGTTGCTGTTTTACAAGGTAGGTCCCAGTCCACAAACATGGTGGGGTATGATCAAAACATCGCGTGATCATGGAACAACATGGTCACGAGCTTGCCGATTGCCGGAAGATATTCTGGGGCCTATAAAAAACAAGCCGATCCTGCTGGACAATGGTGATTTGCTATGCCCCTCAAGTACCGAAGATGACGGTTGGAGGGTTCATTTGGAGCGAACACCGGATTTGGGGAGAACCTGGTCGCTTACAGGTCCCATCCATTCAGGGGAAACCTATAACGCCATTCAGCCCACAATTTTGATTCATCCCGGTGAGCGTCTGCAATTGCTTTGCCGAAGCCAATGCGGCTGGATTCTTGAGAGCTGGTCCAAGGATGCAGGAAAAAGCTGGAGTGAACTGCAAACCACCCGTCTGCCCAATCCAAATTCCGGGATAGATGCGGTTACACTGGCAGACGGCCGGCATTTGCTCGTTTACAATCCAACCGGAGTGATCAAGGGAACCCACAAAGGGGTGCGCTTTCCATTAAGCGTTGCAGTTTCTGCAGATGGAGTGGACTGGAATAAAATACTGGATTTGGAAACCGAAAAAGGTGAATATTCCTATCCGGCTGTTATACAAAGTCAGGACGGAAACATCCATATTACCTATACCTATAACCGAAAAAAAATTAAATATGTTGTTTTAAATCCTGGTAATAAGGAGTAG
- a CDS encoding sulfatase: MHRREFISKMAISALGSFMCIGSCATLKREPNFVFILVDDLGWMDLGCQGSSFYETPNIDRLAEQGMRFTQAYSACPVCSPTRAALLTGKDTARLQFTGHITRHKRHRHPDNSRIIPPDDRMYIRPAEIIIAEALKPAGYASASIGKWHVGHEPKYWPTEQGFDINIAGYTHGSPPTYWSPYENPEKDWNADIPTLKDGKKGEYLTDRLTDEAIQFVKDNQNRPFFLYLSHYAVHTPMQAPRNLVEKYKHKLKSDRSQKNAVYAAMIENLDQNVGRLLTSLQDLELTQDTVVIFASDNGGLSKVTNNAPLRAGKGYLYEGGIRVPMAVKWPGHIRPGSICRVPVTSEDIYPTMMEISGQDYLSNNLDGKSILPLLLQTEHWKERDLYWYYPHYSPRAKNPGAVIRSGNWKLIQRYDPPGLELYDLENDQSEQCNLAEQKPHLAHELQTKLVNWLESIDTKMHTLNPNYNK, translated from the coding sequence ATGCATCGGCGGGAATTTATATCGAAAATGGCAATTTCTGCTCTTGGCAGTTTTATGTGTATCGGGTCCTGTGCAACTTTAAAACGTGAGCCTAATTTTGTTTTTATTTTAGTTGATGACCTGGGCTGGATGGATTTGGGATGTCAAGGCAGTTCCTTTTATGAAACACCGAATATTGACCGGCTTGCCGAGCAGGGCATGCGGTTCACTCAAGCCTATTCTGCATGTCCGGTTTGTTCACCGACACGAGCGGCTTTATTAACCGGCAAAGATACGGCCCGGCTGCAGTTTACCGGCCATATTACCCGGCACAAACGTCACCGCCATCCGGATAACAGCCGGATTATTCCGCCCGATGATCGTATGTACATCCGTCCGGCGGAAATCATAATTGCCGAGGCCCTCAAACCAGCAGGATATGCGTCAGCCAGCATTGGCAAATGGCACGTCGGACATGAACCGAAATATTGGCCCACTGAACAGGGATTTGATATCAATATTGCCGGATATACGCATGGGAGTCCACCGACATATTGGTCGCCGTACGAAAACCCGGAAAAGGACTGGAACGCTGATATTCCCACATTAAAAGACGGAAAAAAAGGCGAATATTTAACCGATCGTTTGACCGATGAAGCGATTCAGTTTGTAAAGGACAATCAAAATCGTCCGTTTTTTCTGTATCTGTCTCATTATGCGGTCCATACACCGATGCAGGCACCCCGGAATTTGGTTGAGAAATACAAACACAAGCTCAAGAGCGATCGTTCCCAAAAAAACGCTGTCTATGCAGCTATGATTGAAAATCTCGACCAAAATGTAGGACGCCTGCTGACATCATTGCAGGACCTGGAGTTGACGCAAGATACGGTGGTCATTTTTGCGAGCGACAATGGCGGTTTGTCCAAAGTTACCAACAACGCCCCGCTCCGCGCGGGCAAAGGTTATTTATACGAAGGCGGTATTCGAGTCCCCATGGCTGTAAAATGGCCCGGCCATATACGTCCGGGTTCGATTTGCAGAGTTCCTGTGACCAGTGAAGATATCTACCCCACGATGATGGAAATATCAGGCCAAGATTATCTATCAAATAATCTTGACGGAAAAAGTATTTTGCCGCTTTTATTGCAAACCGAACACTGGAAGGAACGTGATTTATATTGGTATTATCCGCATTACAGTCCTCGAGCCAAAAATCCGGGAGCGGTTATTCGATCCGGAAACTGGAAGCTCATACAGCGTTATGACCCTCCTGGATTGGAACTATACGATTTGGAAAATGATCAGAGTGAACAATGTAATCTGGCTGAGCAGAAACCGCATCTTGCACATGAGTTGCAAACCAAACTGGTAAACTGGCTTGAATCTATTGACACAAAAATGCATACCCTAAACCCAAACTATAATAAATAG
- a CDS encoding exo-alpha-sialidase translates to MIIIKAVQSGLALLLIVLSLSCNQKANELILLNQKTAKGTPIVHMWEAPMPNPDKSAAGFPILQNVSHICIFKATPETGAYNHHSQLFHYQGKFYAMWSNHPHGEDCAGQRVLYSMSNDGINWDSWKELFPPPGDVKGWDQNGLFFWAGGWAVIEDKVYARALCTLREGFENSDGTSFSATRDKEHHFIKRIQYSDFIRRVYPDGRLGDIFPLSDNLPPTAQLDFSYTTPQNRQDSLLVQALKEAYKTPNQPESVDNVRLCEPTYYQAKDGTQLCLLRDLSHSHRIYVSIREKEGSWKLAMPTDIPDSPSLSTTVTLEKGTVFLIGNQTAPKFDNPAEPRHYKRDPLTIAVSLNGYLFDRVFALRSGRGEFRVEGVKGRGSGGGQYPSALVKNDKLYVQYSLRKEDICVSIVSIDNILK, encoded by the coding sequence ATGATCATAATAAAAGCTGTTCAATCGGGTTTAGCGCTGTTGTTGATTGTTCTGTCGCTATCCTGTAACCAAAAAGCAAATGAATTAATACTATTAAACCAGAAAACAGCTAAAGGTACACCAATCGTTCATATGTGGGAAGCTCCCATGCCAAACCCGGATAAATCGGCGGCAGGATTTCCAATACTGCAAAATGTATCTCATATCTGTATATTTAAAGCGACGCCGGAAACCGGAGCTTATAATCATCATTCTCAATTGTTTCATTACCAAGGGAAATTTTATGCCATGTGGTCTAATCATCCCCATGGAGAAGATTGCGCTGGTCAGCGAGTGTTATATTCGATGTCAAATGACGGGATAAATTGGGATTCGTGGAAAGAATTATTTCCACCTCCAGGTGATGTTAAAGGATGGGACCAAAATGGATTGTTTTTTTGGGCGGGTGGCTGGGCTGTTATAGAAGACAAGGTATATGCCCGGGCATTATGCACTTTAAGGGAGGGATTTGAAAATTCTGATGGAACCAGTTTCAGTGCAACCCGGGACAAGGAACATCATTTCATAAAAAGGATACAATACAGTGATTTTATTCGTCGTGTGTATCCTGATGGCCGGTTGGGTGATATCTTTCCTCTCTCCGACAATTTACCGCCAACCGCACAACTCGATTTTTCTTATACGACTCCCCAAAATAGACAGGATAGTTTATTGGTCCAAGCCTTAAAAGAAGCTTATAAAACACCTAATCAACCGGAATCCGTAGACAATGTGAGATTATGTGAACCAACCTATTATCAGGCAAAAGATGGAACACAACTCTGTCTTTTGCGTGATTTAAGTCATTCTCACAGAATATATGTTAGCATTCGCGAAAAAGAGGGCAGCTGGAAATTGGCTATGCCGACGGATATTCCAGATTCCCCAAGTCTTAGTACCACGGTGACTCTTGAAAAAGGCACAGTTTTTTTAATTGGAAATCAAACTGCTCCGAAATTTGACAACCCTGCAGAACCCAGACATTATAAACGCGATCCTTTGACTATTGCAGTCAGTTTGAATGGTTATTTATTTGATCGGGTTTTTGCTTTGCGTTCAGGTCGAGGCGAGTTTCGGGTTGAGGGCGTTAAGGGCAGAGGTAGTGGTGGCGGCCAGTATCCTTCGGCGCTTGTTAAAAATGATAAATTATATGTACAGTACTCTCTGCGCAAAGAAGATATATGTGTGTCAATTGTATCCATTGATAATATTCTTAAATAA
- a CDS encoding sodium/solute symporter (Members of the Solute:Sodium Symporter (SSS), TC 2.A.21 as described in tcdb.org, catalyze solute:Na+ symport. Known solutes for members of the family include sugars, amino acids, nucleosides, inositols, vitamins, urea or anions, depending on the system.) — MTASLSVLDIIILVIYAMILVFMGGYYTRKCRTSNQFMVADRSIPAWAAGLAVMSAYTSSLSYIATPGKAFDTNWHPLIFALTILPVAWVVTHFVIPYYRKIHIISVYSFLEHRLGNWGRIYAAFSFVFYMIGRIAVILYLASLLLISFIPWNIVIVIIVIGIVTIVYTLLGGMEAVIWTDVMQSLVMIVGVLFCAVILTKAVVFDSSQLIDYAIEQNKFSLGSLKLSLSSRTVWVMIIYGLTENLRNLMADQNYVQKYSSVATEKEAKRSVWIAMLIYIPLTALFLYIGTTLFAFYSSSGTALPVEITKGDQVFPYFIATQVPVIFKGLIIAAILAAAMSTIDSALNCSATVLLLDFWKQYVQPGMNEKSSMLFLRGTTVLWGFIGTGFALLMIRAQSALDVWWQISGIFGGGILGLFLLALFKIRLRLWQGLATIGLSILVISWGTFIRDLPRSWTWLECTFDPIIVGAVGTFVLIVLALLFYAINSRTDSSTLDKN, encoded by the coding sequence TTGACTGCATCACTTTCCGTGCTGGATATTATAATCCTGGTTATCTATGCTATGATACTGGTTTTTATGGGGGGATATTATACGCGCAAATGCCGAACATCAAATCAATTTATGGTAGCAGATCGTTCCATCCCTGCCTGGGCTGCCGGCCTGGCGGTCATGAGCGCTTATACCAGCAGTCTTTCATACATTGCGACACCCGGCAAAGCGTTTGATACCAACTGGCATCCGCTTATTTTCGCCCTGACTATTTTGCCTGTGGCCTGGGTGGTTACGCATTTTGTCATTCCGTATTATCGAAAAATACACATTATTTCTGTTTATTCTTTTCTGGAACACCGACTCGGGAATTGGGGGCGCATTTATGCGGCATTTTCATTTGTCTTTTACATGATCGGTCGTATCGCTGTGATATTATATTTGGCCAGTTTGCTTTTAATTTCATTTATTCCGTGGAATATTGTCATAGTTATTATAGTCATTGGCATCGTCACCATTGTCTATACCCTGTTGGGCGGAATGGAAGCCGTAATCTGGACCGATGTCATGCAATCTCTGGTTATGATTGTTGGTGTTCTTTTCTGTGCTGTTATCCTAACAAAAGCTGTTGTGTTTGATTCCAGCCAACTGATTGATTACGCGATCGAACAGAATAAATTTAGTCTTGGAAGTTTGAAATTGTCACTATCTTCCCGTACCGTTTGGGTTATGATTATTTACGGATTGACTGAAAATTTGAGAAATTTGATGGCGGATCAAAACTATGTACAAAAATATTCATCCGTTGCAACCGAAAAAGAAGCCAAGCGTTCCGTCTGGATCGCCATGCTGATTTATATCCCATTAACCGCGCTGTTCCTTTATATCGGCACGACACTGTTTGCCTTTTATTCCTCGAGCGGCACAGCACTTCCGGTTGAAATTACAAAGGGAGATCAGGTTTTCCCGTATTTTATAGCCACACAGGTCCCGGTTATTTTCAAGGGATTGATTATTGCCGCCATTTTGGCCGCGGCGATGAGTACGATTGATTCCGCTTTAAATTGTTCGGCAACGGTGTTATTGCTGGATTTCTGGAAACAGTATGTTCAACCGGGCATGAACGAAAAAAGTAGTATGCTTTTTTTACGCGGGACCACGGTATTATGGGGATTTATCGGCACCGGGTTTGCTTTGTTGATGATCAGAGCGCAGAGTGCCCTGGATGTCTGGTGGCAGATTTCCGGCATTTTCGGCGGTGGAATTTTGGGATTGTTTCTGTTGGCCCTTTTTAAGATTCGGCTCAGGTTATGGCAGGGACTCGCGACCATAGGGCTGAGTATCCTTGTCATCAGCTGGGGCACTTTTATCCGTGATTTGCCGCGGTCATGGACCTGGCTGGAATGTACATTTGATCCCATTATTGTCGGCGCGGTAGGCACTTTTGTATTAATTGTGTTGGCTCTTTTATTCTATGCCATAAACAGCAGAACTGATAGCAGTACCCTTGACAAAAATTAA
- a CDS encoding metallophosphoesterase family protein, with translation MRHRIIIITLLLFSYLPLIANAQEHSTPKRIILTWEGNPATSQSVTWRTDHKTKNPVGQIIPLGPSVREYDQDAITVQAKTEELSQNSKSVFHHTVGFKDLKQNTRYAYRVGTLNTWSEWNMFRTAGSDTGTFSFIYLGDIQNEVHKNASILLRTAFAHASDARFILIAGDMTNHGYDDHLWHNFSKAFGFIPRMRPLVPVPGNHDKAKQDEGENSIRHIAPLYKAHFALPPNGPGLDALNETAYYIDYQCARFVIFNSMSDKNPQQLDWLKRTLKSNKKPWLIVSHHHPLYSTGQDRDNPELRKMLSPLYEKYGVDLVLQGHDHHYGRTHKIVKNQIVSNTDKGPVYVVSVSGPKMYSHNDKFSHLMKVEVGNTQLYQIITLNPEQLHYQSWSLDQRLIDEFKLKQSKKGTTLVEMK, from the coding sequence ATGAGACATCGGATAATCATTATAACATTACTTTTATTCAGTTACTTGCCTTTGATCGCCAATGCCCAGGAACATTCAACCCCTAAACGTATCATCCTAACCTGGGAAGGCAATCCTGCGACGTCTCAATCTGTAACCTGGCGTACGGATCATAAAACAAAAAATCCTGTTGGGCAAATTATCCCGTTGGGCCCTTCAGTACGCGAATATGATCAAGACGCCATTACTGTGCAGGCTAAAACAGAAGAACTATCCCAAAACAGCAAATCTGTATTTCACCATACAGTTGGATTCAAAGATCTGAAGCAAAACACTCGCTATGCTTATCGCGTGGGCACTTTGAATACATGGAGCGAATGGAATATGTTCCGGACTGCCGGAAGCGATACAGGTACGTTTTCATTTATCTATCTGGGTGATATTCAAAATGAAGTTCATAAAAACGCTTCGATCCTTCTTCGCACGGCTTTTGCGCATGCTTCGGACGCCCGTTTCATTTTAATTGCCGGGGATATGACAAATCATGGTTATGATGATCATTTGTGGCACAACTTTTCTAAAGCGTTTGGCTTTATTCCGCGGATGCGTCCTCTGGTGCCCGTACCGGGCAATCATGACAAGGCAAAACAGGACGAGGGGGAAAATAGCATTCGTCACATTGCGCCGTTGTATAAAGCCCACTTTGCTCTGCCCCCAAATGGTCCAGGACTTGACGCTTTAAATGAAACCGCATACTATATAGACTATCAGTGTGCACGATTTGTGATCTTTAATTCTATGAGTGACAAAAATCCCCAACAGTTGGATTGGCTAAAACGTACATTGAAATCCAATAAGAAACCCTGGCTGATTGTCTCTCATCATCACCCTCTCTATTCAACAGGTCAGGACCGGGATAATCCAGAATTGAGAAAGATGCTAAGTCCGCTTTACGAAAAATACGGAGTAGATCTGGTTCTTCAGGGACATGATCATCATTATGGTCGCACTCATAAAATTGTAAAAAATCAGATTGTATCCAATACAGATAAAGGTCCTGTTTATGTTGTGTCTGTCAGCGGTCCCAAAATGTATTCCCATAATGATAAATTTTCGCATTTAATGAAAGTAGAGGTCGGGAATACCCAGTTGTACCAGATCATCACCCTGAATCCGGAACAGCTGCATTATCAGTCCTGGAGTTTGGACCAGCGTTTAATTGATGAATTTAAATTAAAACAAAGTAAAAAAGGCACCACACTGGTAGAAATGAAATAG
- a CDS encoding dihydrodipicolinate synthase family protein — protein MNHQNINRSAKNRFPDGVWPTMITPFTSSNKIDYSALEAIIEWYVDHKIDGLFAVCQSSEMFDLSLEERTALATFVKNHAPSHIPVIASGHVSDTIEGQIRELEKIAETGIDAFVLVTNRLARKDESDACWKANLQKILDHIPDSIPLGLYECPFPYKRMLSIELLEWVVSTGRFYFLKDTSCDERILNERLTLLNGTRLKLYNANSATLYTSLKVGASGYSGVMANFHPELYVKGLKLFQTSSADAEYCFHFLSVASLIEYQFYPVNAKYHLQREGLPVQLFSRVKDQNRFTAGQKLEVEQLRNVSNKMQSFF, from the coding sequence TTGAACCATCAAAACATAAACAGGTCAGCAAAAAACAGGTTCCCGGACGGCGTGTGGCCTACCATGATTACACCGTTTACGAGCAGCAACAAAATCGACTATTCTGCATTGGAAGCGATAATCGAGTGGTATGTCGATCATAAAATCGACGGTTTGTTTGCCGTGTGTCAATCCAGTGAGATGTTTGATTTGTCACTTGAGGAACGTACTGCTTTGGCAACCTTTGTAAAAAATCACGCGCCGTCGCATATTCCGGTGATTGCTTCTGGTCACGTCTCTGATACCATTGAGGGACAAATCCGTGAACTTGAAAAAATAGCGGAAACCGGGATCGACGCGTTTGTTTTGGTCACCAATCGATTGGCGCGTAAAGATGAATCTGATGCATGCTGGAAAGCCAATCTGCAGAAAATTCTTGATCATATTCCCGATTCAATCCCTTTGGGACTTTATGAATGTCCGTTTCCCTATAAGCGTATGTTATCCATAGAGTTGTTGGAATGGGTGGTGTCTACGGGACGGTTTTATTTTTTAAAGGACACCAGTTGTGATGAACGTATATTAAATGAACGGTTAACGCTGTTAAACGGGACTCGATTAAAGCTTTATAACGCCAATTCGGCCACTTTATACACCAGTCTGAAAGTGGGCGCCTCCGGCTACAGCGGTGTGATGGCCAATTTTCATCCCGAGCTGTATGTCAAAGGACTGAAATTGTTCCAAACATCATCTGCCGATGCGGAGTACTGTTTTCACTTTCTAAGTGTGGCATCTCTAATTGAATATCAGTTTTATCCGGTGAATGCAAAATATCATTTACAGAGAGAAGGCCTGCCGGTTCAGCTGTTTTCACGGGTAAAGGATCAAAACAGGTTTACAGCCGGTCAAAAACTGGAAGTCGAACAGTTAAGGAATGTGTCCAATAAAATGCAAAGCTTTTTTTAA
- a CDS encoding enolase C-terminal domain-like protein, translated as MKRRDFLKIFGIASLPVFGSALLFDESFAAKMDRVNRLDLKITDVKTFLVNRQQSDENFVFVQIYTNKGLVGLGEGTLAGKAKSVEAAILEYGRFLMGKNPANIEMHWQGMYRAPRYRGGPILMSAISALEIALWDILGQALEQPIWQLLGGKVRERVRFYPHFNQSFDQNDPYKTPKAEPFNRDIFYDAERYAKLWANRKADGWTASKGPYLKFFDQRMRPAETTKAVRQGLRNLEAVRKAVGEDFDVLVELHGRATPPMAVEFCNGAEAFFPMFVEEATQIEDLGELQHLREHTSVPLATGERLFTKYIFSDICERHLVDYVQPDIVHAGGILELKKIGAIAEANRIQMAPHNPQSLVCTMASLHINVCTPNATILEVGRESFEFQSLFKGEKLVFQKGYALPPNSPGLGIQLNEKQAKLYPYKPKKLHSPRLYDGSWHDR; from the coding sequence ATGAAAAGACGTGATTTTTTAAAGATTTTCGGGATTGCTTCGCTGCCTGTATTTGGATCCGCTCTGTTGTTTGATGAATCGTTCGCGGCAAAAATGGACCGAGTCAATCGTCTTGATTTGAAAATTACAGACGTCAAGACCTTTTTGGTGAATCGCCAACAATCTGACGAGAATTTTGTTTTTGTTCAAATCTATACAAACAAAGGACTCGTCGGTCTTGGGGAAGGCACACTTGCCGGAAAGGCAAAGTCTGTTGAGGCTGCCATCCTGGAATATGGACGTTTTCTTATGGGAAAAAATCCGGCAAATATCGAAATGCACTGGCAGGGCATGTACAGAGCCCCTCGCTATCGGGGCGGTCCTATTCTCATGAGTGCAATCAGCGCATTGGAAATTGCGCTTTGGGATATTTTGGGACAGGCTCTGGAGCAGCCAATCTGGCAGTTGCTCGGGGGCAAAGTTAGAGAAAGAGTCCGTTTTTATCCTCATTTTAATCAATCTTTTGATCAAAACGATCCTTATAAAACTCCTAAAGCCGAGCCGTTTAACCGCGACATCTTTTATGATGCCGAACGATATGCTAAATTGTGGGCCAATCGAAAAGCAGACGGGTGGACCGCAAGCAAGGGGCCGTATCTGAAATTTTTTGATCAGCGCATGCGCCCCGCAGAAACGACCAAAGCGGTACGCCAGGGGCTGCGCAATCTGGAGGCCGTTCGCAAAGCAGTCGGAGAAGATTTTGATGTTCTGGTCGAGCTCCACGGCAGAGCCACACCGCCGATGGCGGTAGAATTTTGCAACGGAGCAGAAGCATTCTTTCCTATGTTTGTGGAAGAGGCAACTCAAATTGAAGACCTGGGAGAGCTGCAGCATTTGCGTGAACACACCTCAGTGCCCCTGGCTACCGGTGAACGCTTGTTTACAAAGTATATTTTTAGTGATATTTGTGAACGACATCTGGTGGATTATGTGCAGCCTGATATTGTGCATGCCGGTGGTATTTTAGAATTGAAAAAAATAGGGGCCATTGCAGAAGCCAATCGGATTCAGATGGCTCCCCATAATCCCCAGAGTCTGGTGTGTACCATGGCCTCGCTTCACATCAACGTGTGTACGCCCAATGCTACAATTCTTGAAGTGGGAAGGGAATCATTCGAGTTTCAAAGTTTATTCAAGGGAGAAAAGCTTGTTTTTCAGAAAGGATATGCATTGCCGCCAAATTCACCGGGATTGGGTATTCAATTGAATGAGAAACAGGCCAAATTGTATCCCTATAAACCCAAAAAGCTCCATAGTCCCAGGTTGTATGACGGGTCCTGGCATGACAGGTGA